From a single Streptomyces misionensis genomic region:
- a CDS encoding ATP-grasp domain-containing protein produces MPRIALATYDPGAGPSKDRDLPVLVRALNDAGARADAPFWDDPDVDWAGYDLVVIRSPWDYSWRAEEFAHWLERVGRVTRVANPLDVVRWNTDKRYLGDLAAAGVPTVPTRYMAPGEPVALPSDHEYVIKPTSGAGARFAARYTPAEHDTALRQLARMHAEGFTAMVQPYLTGIDVTGERALQFFGGRLLHASRKAAVLTPGTPYDADKVAHPDLTPWQPTDAELAVAEKALAAVPTRAPLLYARVDLADGPDGAPRLMELELVEPNLFLFLHPDSVPHVATAILAEAEAEAEAPA; encoded by the coding sequence GTGCCCCGCATAGCCCTCGCCACCTACGACCCCGGTGCCGGGCCGAGCAAGGACCGTGATCTGCCGGTGCTGGTGCGGGCCCTGAACGACGCCGGGGCGCGGGCGGACGCCCCCTTCTGGGACGACCCGGACGTGGACTGGGCCGGGTACGACCTGGTCGTCATCCGCTCGCCCTGGGACTACAGCTGGCGCGCCGAGGAGTTCGCGCACTGGCTGGAGCGGGTGGGGCGGGTGACCCGGGTCGCCAACCCGCTCGACGTCGTGCGCTGGAACACCGACAAGCGGTACCTGGGCGACCTGGCCGCGGCCGGGGTGCCCACCGTGCCCACGCGCTACATGGCCCCGGGCGAGCCCGTCGCCCTGCCGTCCGACCACGAGTACGTGATCAAGCCGACGTCCGGCGCGGGCGCCCGCTTCGCCGCCCGCTACACCCCCGCCGAGCACGACACGGCGCTGCGGCAGCTCGCCCGGATGCACGCCGAGGGCTTCACCGCGATGGTGCAGCCCTACCTCACGGGCATCGACGTCACCGGGGAACGGGCGCTCCAGTTCTTCGGCGGCCGGCTGCTGCACGCGAGCCGCAAGGCGGCCGTGCTCACGCCCGGGACACCGTACGACGCCGACAAGGTCGCCCACCCGGACCTCACCCCCTGGCAGCCGACGGACGCCGAACTCGCCGTCGCCGAGAAGGCGTTGGCGGCGGTGCCCACCCGCGCTCCGCTGCTCTACGCCCGCGTGGACCTCGCCGACGGCCCGGACGGCGCGCCCCGCCTGATGGAACTGGAACTGGTGGAGCCGAACCTCTTCCTCTTCCTGCACCCGGACTCGGTGCCGCACGTGGCGACGGCGATCCTGGCCGAGGCCGAGGCCGAGGCCGAGGCCCCGGCCTAA
- a CDS encoding toxin-antitoxin system, toxin component family protein, whose amino-acid sequence MGIADARGRAARLTARLRRPGPGSAMRTLAGELSAAVRARPEAPGDVRGLCRALCEEMSALRGGRPLELRFERFPDEIEVTGLWVEFADFDLVIVEERAEDVQQLVILGHELWHLHAGHRHHHLAGDAAARAFAKTPGWPDTALTVAARNGSREADEAEADDFGHRLATLLRPRLTGTGAAPGAGLGDAATAPPQRALGYRGRGGAAR is encoded by the coding sequence ATGGGCATCGCGGACGCGCGGGGGCGGGCGGCCCGGCTGACCGCACGGCTGCGGCGCCCGGGGCCCGGCTCGGCCATGCGCACCCTCGCGGGCGAGCTGTCCGCGGCCGTCCGCGCCCGGCCCGAAGCGCCCGGCGACGTACGGGGGCTGTGCCGGGCGCTGTGCGAGGAGATGAGCGCGCTGCGCGGCGGCCGGCCGCTGGAGCTGCGGTTCGAACGCTTCCCGGACGAGATCGAGGTCACGGGTCTGTGGGTGGAGTTCGCGGACTTCGACCTGGTGATCGTGGAGGAGCGGGCCGAGGACGTGCAGCAACTGGTCATCCTGGGCCATGAGTTGTGGCACCTGCACGCCGGGCACCGGCACCATCACCTCGCCGGGGACGCGGCGGCGCGGGCGTTCGCGAAGACGCCGGGCTGGCCGGACACGGCGCTGACGGTGGCGGCGCGCAACGGGTCCCGGGAGGCGGACGAGGCGGAGGCCGACGACTTCGGGCACCGGCTCGCCACGCTGCTGCGGCCCCGGCTCACCGGAACCGGGGCCGCTCCCGGCGCCGGTTTGGGGGATGCCGCGACCGCCCCGCCGCAGCGCGCCCTCGGCTACCGCGGACGGGGCGGAGCCGCACGGTGA
- a CDS encoding MerR family transcriptional regulator — MELLTIGAFARLSRLSPKALRLYDESELLRPARVDPDTGYRYYAAGQLGRARLVAWLRRLGMPLAGIRAVCALPPAEAAREIGAYWARVEAETAVRRDLAAFLVAELTGEPGREPMTMLELRHSAHTDRGLVRPANQDTVYAGRRLLAVADGFGPAGRSASGAAVAALRFLDEAQEPPADGVLGALEDAVRRAGEAVRNLTGGANDAGTTLTALLWTGSRLALAHIGDSRAYLLRDGELYRFTQDHRVEPRSLMLLKALTGGADPVPDLRLQEPLPDDRYLLCSDGLTEAVPDARIARLLGGGAGPGGTVRALVDAALAAGAPDNVTCVVADVTAPAAAGRPATPGDPVV; from the coding sequence ATGGAACTGCTGACGATCGGGGCGTTCGCCAGGCTGAGCCGGCTGTCGCCGAAGGCGCTGCGGCTGTACGACGAGTCGGAGCTGCTGCGGCCCGCCCGGGTCGACCCGGACACCGGCTACCGGTACTACGCCGCCGGCCAGTTGGGCCGGGCCCGGCTCGTGGCCTGGCTGCGGCGGCTCGGGATGCCGCTGGCCGGGATACGCGCCGTGTGCGCGCTGCCGCCGGCCGAGGCCGCGCGGGAGATCGGCGCGTACTGGGCGCGGGTCGAGGCGGAGACGGCCGTACGGCGGGACCTCGCCGCGTTCCTCGTCGCGGAGCTGACCGGCGAACCGGGAAGGGAACCCATGACCATGCTGGAACTTCGGCACTCGGCGCACACCGACCGCGGGCTGGTGCGCCCGGCCAACCAGGACACCGTGTACGCGGGCCGCAGACTGCTCGCCGTGGCCGACGGGTTCGGCCCGGCGGGCCGGTCCGCGAGCGGCGCGGCGGTGGCGGCGCTGCGCTTCCTGGACGAGGCGCAGGAGCCGCCCGCGGACGGGGTGCTGGGCGCCCTGGAGGACGCGGTGCGCCGCGCGGGCGAGGCGGTGCGGAACCTGACCGGCGGCGCGAACGACGCCGGCACCACGCTGACCGCCCTGCTGTGGACCGGGTCCCGGCTGGCCCTCGCGCACATCGGGGACTCGCGGGCGTACCTGCTGCGCGACGGCGAGCTGTACCGGTTCACCCAGGACCATCGCGTCGAACCCCGCTCGCTGATGCTGCTCAAGGCCCTGACCGGCGGGGCCGATCCGGTGCCGGACCTGCGCCTCCAGGAGCCGCTGCCGGACGACCGGTACCTGCTGTGCTCGGACGGTCTCACGGAGGCGGTGCCCGACGCCCGGATCGCGCGGCTGCTGGGGGGCGGCGCCGGGCCCGGGGGCACGGTGCGGGCGCTGGTGGACGCGGCCCTCGCGGCGGGCGCCCCCGACAACGTGACCTGTGTGGTCGCCGACGTCACCGCGCCCGCCGCGGCCGGACGGCCGGCGACCCCCGGGGACCCGGTGGTGTAG
- a CDS encoding MAB_1171c family putative transporter, producing MSTLALDPSALLGHLYISFWVPTVLLTAALVLKLPTIIRLWRDPLLRAVGGVLVLAAAVFVFCMPSMIAWLNRLTGVANFAAPWCYSLIAANSGACLLFIVTWRNGLPERSAVTRRATRWVVSVYSGVIALLWVLFLLADVPVERVRDLDTYYARTPFMREEILLYLLAHAVACALSLRLIRDWAGDRGLDVWLRWGLRLLGGGYALSLLYDGAKLGAVVARWCGRSPDWLSTNLAPPVASLAAILLAAGFILPHAGQALHDRLRLRLAHHRLGPLYRLLRDAGGVPGPRFALRAPAGLRLTRRETFIRDALLPLARRLDAGLERRAYAAAVSLGHDPARARALAAAVGVLDAVERGRGGAAPAADADPSALLREIGEISGALRRRREVAAVRVLAGAVPRSGVRVPE from the coding sequence GTGAGCACGCTGGCGCTGGATCCGTCGGCGCTGCTCGGCCACCTGTACATCTCCTTCTGGGTCCCCACGGTGTTGCTGACCGCCGCGCTGGTGCTCAAGCTGCCCACGATCATCCGGCTGTGGCGGGACCCGCTGCTGCGCGCGGTCGGCGGGGTGCTGGTGCTCGCCGCCGCGGTGTTCGTGTTCTGCATGCCGTCGATGATCGCGTGGCTGAACCGGCTGACCGGGGTCGCCAACTTCGCGGCTCCCTGGTGCTATTCGCTGATCGCCGCGAACTCGGGGGCGTGTCTGCTGTTCATCGTCACCTGGCGCAACGGGCTGCCCGAGCGGTCGGCGGTCACGCGGCGGGCGACGCGCTGGGTGGTCTCGGTGTACTCCGGGGTGATCGCCCTGCTGTGGGTGCTGTTCCTGCTCGCCGACGTGCCGGTGGAGCGGGTGCGGGACCTGGACACGTACTACGCGCGCACGCCGTTCATGCGCGAGGAGATCCTGCTCTATCTGCTGGCGCACGCCGTCGCGTGCGCGCTGAGCCTCCGGCTGATCCGGGACTGGGCCGGTGACCGGGGGCTGGACGTCTGGCTGCGGTGGGGGCTGCGGCTGCTGGGCGGGGGGTACGCGCTGAGCCTGCTCTACGACGGGGCGAAGCTCGGCGCCGTCGTCGCGCGGTGGTGCGGGCGCTCCCCGGACTGGCTGAGCACGAACCTGGCACCGCCGGTGGCCTCGCTCGCGGCGATCCTGCTGGCCGCCGGGTTCATCCTGCCGCACGCCGGCCAGGCCCTGCACGACCGGCTGCGCCTGCGGCTCGCCCATCACCGGCTGGGGCCGCTGTACCGGCTGCTGCGGGACGCCGGCGGTGTCCCGGGGCCCCGCTTCGCGCTGCGGGCGCCGGCCGGGTTGCGGCTGACGCGGCGGGAGACGTTCATCCGGGACGCGCTGCTGCCGCTGGCGCGGCGGCTGGACGCCGGGCTGGAGCGGCGGGCGTACGCGGCGGCGGTGTCCCTCGGCCACGACCCGGCGCGGGCGCGGGCGCTGGCCGCGGCGGTGGGCGTCCTGGACGCCGTCGAGCGGGGCCGGGGCGGGGCGGCCCCGGCGGCGGACGCCGATCCCTCGGCGCTGCTGCGGGAGATCGGGGAGATCTCCGGGGCGCTGCGCCGGCGCCGGGAGGTGGCGGCGGTCCGCGTCCTCGCGGGGGCCGTGCCGCGCTCCGGTGTCCGGGTGCCCGAGTGA
- a CDS encoding SDR family NAD(P)-dependent oxidoreductase yields MNKVWLVTGASSGFGRTITEAAVAAGDVVVGAARRPEALDDLVAAHPDQVEALRLDVTDIAAAEAAVADVLTRHGRIDVLVNNAGRAHVGAVEETGDQELRDLFDLHFFGPAALVRAVLPAMRERRSGAIVQMSSMGGQLSFAGFGAYSATKFALEGMSEALADEVAEYGVKVLIVEPGAFRTSLFDARRTAVSADSGLYARVGETRGDVAEGDGAQPGDPAKAAALVLAALEADRTPLRLPLGDDGVSAVLAHLDQVRADVTEWEKRTRATGFDD; encoded by the coding sequence ATGAACAAGGTATGGCTGGTGACCGGGGCGAGCAGCGGGTTCGGGCGGACCATCACCGAAGCGGCCGTAGCCGCCGGTGACGTGGTGGTCGGCGCGGCCCGGCGCCCCGAGGCCCTGGACGACCTGGTCGCCGCGCACCCCGACCAGGTCGAGGCGCTGCGCCTGGACGTGACCGACATCGCCGCGGCGGAGGCGGCCGTGGCGGACGTACTGACCCGGCACGGCCGGATCGACGTGCTGGTCAACAACGCGGGCCGCGCCCATGTCGGGGCCGTCGAGGAGACCGGCGACCAGGAGCTGCGGGACCTGTTCGACCTGCACTTCTTCGGTCCCGCGGCGCTGGTGCGGGCGGTGCTGCCCGCCATGCGGGAGCGGCGCTCCGGGGCGATCGTGCAGATGAGCAGCATGGGCGGCCAGCTGTCCTTCGCGGGCTTCGGGGCGTACAGCGCGACCAAGTTCGCGCTGGAGGGCATGTCCGAGGCGCTCGCGGACGAGGTCGCCGAGTACGGCGTCAAGGTGCTGATCGTGGAGCCGGGCGCCTTCCGCACCTCCCTCTTCGACGCCCGCCGCACCGCGGTCAGCGCCGACAGCGGGCTGTACGCCAGGGTCGGCGAGACCCGCGGCGACGTGGCGGAGGGCGACGGCGCCCAGCCAGGCGACCCCGCCAAGGCCGCGGCCCTCGTCCTCGCCGCGCTGGAGGCCGACCGCACACCGCTGCGGCTGCCGCTCGGGGACGACGGGGTGAGCGCGGTGCTGGCCCATCTCGACCAGGTCCGCGCGGACGTGACCGAGTGGGAGAAGCGGACCCGGGCGACGGGCTTCGACGACTGA
- a CDS encoding glycoside hydrolase family 35 protein: MALSRRTFSALAGSAALGLALGGSGGPGASSAFAARTVPTGPAPAPPGADGERHTIGYDRYSLLVDGKRLVVWSGELHPFRLPSPSLWRDVLQKMRAHGYNAVSVYVAWNYHSPAPGRYDFTGVRDLDLFLRTAAETGLYVILRPGPYINAEVDGGGFPGWLTAAEGRARSDDPEYLAHVDEWLTQVNRIARAHLFTQGTGTVLLYQIENEYDARVGSAGSRAYMSHLYKKVRADGIDVPLFHNDKGRNGYWTPGSFDTGSERGGWLYGFDGYPSPQATPPDWGTFGPGGAKGGASASPSTPGFVPEFGGGWFDPWGGAFFDGKGYAQARRTRDAAYERRFYLTNLANGLTLHNVYMTFGGTSWGWLPAPVVYTSYDYGAAIDEARQVTDKIAPMHQLGHLLQRVPDFAKLDRAADVRAEGLKVYHLTNPDTGAHVYVARNDGDDTVTADLPTAAGDLRVSVPARDARLVAANLSLGPRKLKYASVQPSMRVTAGRQDIAVFTGPKGEMAELLVDCPDEPDVLRLDPEAAWVLDDTGLHVNAPLGQGGLIRVLVEKGGRDRPLLLLLADDATAVRLFPYDTPSGTVLVYGPALLRHAEVRGREVHLTGDIAETTSMEVWGPRGIDTLVWNGRRLPVRVTLSGSLMTTGPLPGVPEVRLPRLGGWRMRRENPEAGPGYDDSGWRTADKKTSFSTTAVPAGQPVLFADDYGFHYGDVWYRGTFDDARGIEEVALGYSTGTQGLLMAWLDGEPLGTHRMPVPDRDTLRKGTWTDTAAFPVRAELRSPGRHVLSVLVRRMQHDQDGRADDAHKAARGLTAAVFTGASPEVVWRIQGEGRPDPVRGPLNNGGLHGEREGWHLPGFADRDWEPVRFPVAARYQGVTWYRTSFRLAVPGDVDASVGLTLEDDPYRAYRAQIFLNGWNLGQYINNVGPQHTFVLPNGILRTRGENTLALAVLSEFTTLSGPGTVRLSLLGRALGGTEVSVVPSPGR, translated from the coding sequence TTGGCGCTCAGCAGACGTACCTTCAGTGCCCTGGCCGGTTCGGCCGCGCTCGGTCTCGCCCTGGGCGGCAGCGGCGGCCCGGGGGCGTCCTCGGCGTTCGCGGCGCGCACCGTGCCGACCGGTCCGGCGCCCGCCCCGCCCGGCGCGGACGGCGAGCGGCACACCATCGGGTACGACCGCTACTCCCTGCTGGTCGACGGCAAACGGCTGGTGGTCTGGTCCGGCGAGCTGCACCCCTTCCGGCTGCCCAGCCCGTCCCTGTGGCGGGACGTGCTCCAGAAGATGCGGGCGCACGGCTACAACGCCGTCAGCGTCTACGTGGCCTGGAACTACCACTCGCCGGCGCCCGGCCGGTACGACTTCACCGGTGTCCGGGACCTGGACCTGTTCCTGCGCACGGCCGCCGAGACCGGGCTGTACGTCATCCTGCGGCCCGGCCCCTACATCAACGCCGAGGTGGACGGCGGCGGTTTCCCCGGCTGGCTGACCGCGGCCGAGGGCCGGGCCCGGTCCGACGACCCGGAGTACCTGGCGCACGTCGACGAGTGGCTGACGCAGGTGAACCGCATCGCCCGCGCGCACCTGTTCACCCAGGGCACCGGCACCGTGCTGCTCTACCAGATCGAGAACGAGTACGACGCGCGGGTGGGTTCGGCCGGCAGCCGCGCCTACATGTCCCACCTGTACAAGAAGGTGCGCGCCGACGGCATCGACGTACCGCTGTTCCACAACGACAAGGGCCGCAACGGCTATTGGACCCCCGGTTCGTTCGACACCGGCTCGGAGCGCGGCGGCTGGCTGTACGGCTTCGACGGGTACCCCTCGCCGCAGGCGACCCCGCCGGACTGGGGGACGTTCGGGCCCGGCGGCGCCAAGGGCGGGGCGAGCGCCTCGCCGTCGACGCCCGGGTTCGTGCCCGAGTTCGGCGGCGGCTGGTTCGACCCGTGGGGCGGCGCCTTCTTCGACGGCAAGGGGTACGCGCAGGCGCGGCGCACCCGGGACGCCGCCTACGAGCGCCGCTTCTACCTGACCAACCTGGCCAACGGCCTGACCCTGCACAACGTCTACATGACCTTCGGCGGGACCTCGTGGGGCTGGCTGCCCGCGCCGGTCGTCTACACGTCGTACGACTACGGCGCGGCCATCGACGAGGCCCGCCAGGTCACCGACAAGATCGCGCCGATGCACCAGCTCGGTCATCTGCTGCAACGCGTCCCGGACTTCGCGAAGCTGGACCGCGCGGCGGACGTGCGGGCCGAGGGTCTGAAGGTCTACCACCTGACCAACCCGGACACCGGCGCCCATGTGTACGTCGCCCGCAACGACGGCGACGACACGGTCACCGCCGATCTGCCGACCGCCGCGGGCGACCTGCGGGTCAGCGTGCCCGCCCGGGACGCCAGGCTGGTGGCCGCGAACCTCTCGCTGGGGCCGCGGAAGCTGAAGTACGCGAGCGTCCAGCCGTCGATGCGCGTGACCGCGGGCCGGCAGGACATCGCCGTGTTCACCGGGCCCAAGGGCGAGATGGCCGAGCTGCTGGTCGACTGCCCCGACGAGCCCGACGTGCTGCGCCTGGACCCGGAGGCCGCGTGGGTCCTGGACGACACCGGGCTGCACGTCAACGCGCCGCTGGGGCAGGGCGGTCTGATCCGGGTGCTGGTGGAGAAGGGCGGGCGGGACCGCCCGCTGCTGCTCCTGCTCGCCGACGACGCCACCGCCGTACGCCTGTTCCCGTACGACACCCCGTCCGGCACCGTGCTGGTCTACGGCCCCGCCCTGCTGCGCCACGCCGAGGTGCGCGGCCGCGAGGTCCATCTGACCGGTGACATCGCCGAGACCACCAGCATGGAGGTGTGGGGGCCGCGCGGCATCGACACCCTGGTGTGGAACGGCCGCCGGCTGCCGGTGCGGGTGACCCTGTCCGGCAGCCTGATGACCACCGGCCCGCTGCCCGGCGTGCCCGAGGTGCGGCTGCCCCGGCTCGGCGGCTGGCGGATGCGGCGGGAGAACCCGGAGGCGGGGCCCGGCTACGACGACTCCGGCTGGCGGACCGCCGACAAGAAGACGTCGTTCAGCACCACCGCGGTGCCCGCCGGGCAGCCGGTGCTCTTCGCCGACGACTACGGCTTCCACTACGGCGACGTCTGGTACCGGGGCACCTTCGACGACGCCCGCGGCATCGAGGAGGTCGCGCTCGGCTACAGCACCGGCACGCAGGGCCTGCTGATGGCCTGGCTGGACGGCGAACCGCTGGGCACGCACCGGATGCCGGTGCCGGACCGGGACACCCTCCGCAAGGGCACCTGGACGGACACGGCCGCCTTCCCGGTGCGCGCGGAGCTGCGCTCCCCCGGCCGGCATGTGCTGTCGGTGCTCGTGCGGCGGATGCAGCACGACCAGGACGGCAGGGCCGACGACGCCCACAAGGCGGCCCGCGGGCTGACGGCGGCCGTCTTCACGGGGGCGTCGCCCGAGGTCGTCTGGCGCATCCAGGGCGAGGGGCGGCCGGACCCGGTGCGCGGCCCGCTGAACAACGGCGGGCTGCACGGGGAGCGGGAGGGCTGGCACCTGCCGGGCTTCGCGGACCGCGACTGGGAGCCGGTGCGCTTCCCGGTGGCGGCGCGGTACCAGGGGGTGACCTGGTACCGGACGTCCTTCCGGCTGGCGGTGCCCGGCGACGTCGACGCGTCCGTGGGGCTGACGCTGGAAGACGATCCGTACCGCGCGTACCGGGCGCAGATCTTCCTCAACGGCTGGAACCTCGGGCAGTACATCAACAACGTGGGCCCGCAGCACACGTTCGTGCTGCCCAACGGCATCCTGCGGACGCGGGGCGAGAACACGCTGGCGCTGGCGGTGCTCTCGGAGTTCACGACGCTGTCGGGGCCGGGGACGGTGCGGCTGTCGCTGCTCGGCCGGGCGCTCGGCGGGACCGAGGTGTCGGTGGTGCCGTCGCCCGGCCGCTGA
- a CDS encoding acyl-CoA synthetase, which produces MSSLFPALTDGPPTRVAVRFGERSSTYGELAGAAGAVAARIAGAGRVAVWATPELETAVAVTGVLLAGAAAVPLNPKSGEKELAHIVSDSAPRTVLAAPGARLPAALGELERVDVDAAAVAPVPSAGVSDEDPALIVYTSGTTGPPKGAVLPRRALAATLDALAEAWRWTAADVLVHGLPLFHVHGLVLGVLGPLRRGGSVRHLGRFSTEGVARELADGATMLFGVPTMYHRIAEALPGDPELAEALGGARLLVSGSAALPVHDHERIAAATGRRVIERYGMTETLMNTSVRADGEPRAGTVGVPLPGVRLRLVEEDGSEIAALDGETVGEIQVRGPNLFTEYLNRPDATAAAFTADGWFRTGDMAVREPDGYVRIVGRKATDLIKSGGYKIGAGEIENALLEHPGVREAAVTGEPDADLGERIVAWIVPVDPQAPPGTEELAGHVARRLAPHKRPRVVRYLDALPRNDMGKIMKRALADG; this is translated from the coding sequence GTGTCCTCCCTCTTTCCCGCCCTGACGGACGGTCCGCCCACGCGGGTCGCGGTGCGGTTCGGCGAGCGGTCGTCGACGTACGGCGAGCTGGCCGGGGCCGCCGGGGCCGTGGCGGCGCGGATCGCCGGGGCCGGGCGGGTGGCCGTGTGGGCCACGCCCGAGCTGGAGACGGCCGTCGCCGTGACCGGGGTGCTGCTCGCCGGGGCCGCCGCCGTGCCGCTCAACCCGAAGTCGGGCGAGAAGGAGCTGGCGCACATCGTCTCCGACAGCGCGCCCCGGACGGTGCTGGCCGCGCCGGGCGCCCGGCTGCCCGCCGCCCTGGGGGAGCTGGAGCGCGTCGACGTGGACGCGGCCGCCGTCGCCCCGGTCCCGTCCGCCGGCGTGTCCGACGAGGACCCGGCGCTGATCGTCTACACCTCCGGCACCACCGGCCCGCCCAAGGGTGCCGTACTGCCCCGGCGGGCCCTCGCCGCGACGCTGGACGCGCTGGCGGAGGCCTGGCGGTGGACGGCGGCGGACGTGCTGGTGCACGGGCTGCCGCTGTTCCATGTGCACGGGCTGGTGCTCGGTGTCCTCGGGCCGCTGCGGCGCGGCGGCTCGGTGCGGCACCTGGGCCGGTTCTCCACCGAGGGCGTGGCGCGCGAGCTGGCCGACGGCGCGACCATGCTGTTCGGGGTGCCGACGATGTACCACCGCATCGCCGAGGCCCTGCCGGGCGACCCGGAACTGGCCGAGGCGCTCGGCGGTGCCCGGCTGCTGGTCTCGGGCTCGGCCGCGCTGCCGGTCCACGACCACGAGCGGATCGCGGCGGCCACCGGGCGCCGGGTGATCGAGCGTTACGGCATGACCGAGACGCTGATGAACACCAGCGTGCGCGCCGACGGGGAGCCCCGCGCCGGAACGGTCGGGGTGCCGCTGCCCGGTGTGCGGCTGCGGCTGGTGGAGGAGGACGGCTCGGAGATCGCCGCCCTCGACGGGGAGACCGTCGGGGAGATCCAGGTGCGCGGGCCGAACCTGTTCACCGAGTATCTGAACCGGCCCGACGCCACGGCCGCCGCGTTCACCGCCGACGGCTGGTTCCGCACCGGGGACATGGCGGTGCGCGAGCCCGACGGGTACGTGCGGATCGTGGGGCGCAAGGCGACCGACCTGATCAAGAGCGGTGGCTACAAGATCGGGGCGGGCGAGATCGAGAACGCGCTGCTGGAACACCCGGGGGTGCGGGAGGCGGCGGTCACCGGGGAGCCGGACGCCGATCTCGGGGAGCGGATCGTCGCCTGGATCGTCCCGGTCGATCCGCAGGCGCCGCCGGGCACCGAGGAGTTGGCCGGGCACGTGGCCCGGCGGCTCGCCCCGCACAAGCGGCCCCGCGTCGTGCGCTACCTGGACGCCCTGCCGCGCAACGACATGGGCAAGATCATGAAGCGGGCGCTGGCCGATGGCTGA
- a CDS encoding LysR family transcriptional regulator — protein MAMTLDVHARDLRYFVAVAEELHFTRAAERLYVSQPALSKQIRALERQLGADLLCRDRHGVALTAAGEALLPHARAVLAAWAAGADAVEAAKAAQRATLTVGMSTSPGRGGLLPAIRSRFTAAHPDVTVRLRQSSWEDPTAGLAGQAVDAAFVWLPLPDEERYDWVVVAREARLVALPETHPLAARTELDFAELLDEPFLALPPGAGVLRDHWLALDARAGRPARIGAEIAGAEETYEALVAGLGICLVAAGNAPLISLGGVVTRPVRGVGPSRYALAWRREAGERPLVRAYAGACRETVGG, from the coding sequence ATGGCTATGACCCTTGATGTGCACGCACGGGATCTGCGGTACTTCGTCGCCGTCGCCGAGGAACTGCACTTCACCCGCGCGGCCGAACGGCTGTACGTCTCCCAGCCCGCGCTCAGCAAGCAGATCCGGGCGCTGGAGCGGCAGTTGGGGGCCGATCTGCTGTGCCGGGACCGGCACGGGGTGGCGCTGACGGCCGCGGGCGAGGCGCTGCTGCCGCACGCCCGGGCGGTGCTGGCCGCGTGGGCGGCGGGCGCGGACGCCGTGGAGGCGGCCAAGGCGGCCCAGCGGGCCACGCTCACCGTGGGCATGAGCACCAGCCCGGGCCGGGGCGGGCTGCTGCCGGCCATCCGCTCCCGCTTCACCGCCGCCCACCCCGATGTCACCGTCCGGCTGCGCCAGTCGAGCTGGGAGGACCCGACGGCGGGTCTCGCGGGCCAGGCCGTGGACGCCGCGTTCGTCTGGCTGCCGCTGCCGGACGAGGAGCGGTACGACTGGGTCGTCGTCGCGCGGGAGGCCCGGCTGGTGGCCCTGCCGGAGACGCACCCGCTCGCCGCCCGCACCGAACTGGACTTCGCCGAGCTGCTGGACGAGCCGTTCCTCGCCCTGCCGCCCGGCGCGGGGGTGCTGCGCGACCACTGGCTCGCCCTGGACGCCCGTGCGGGCCGGCCGGCGCGGATCGGCGCGGAGATCGCCGGGGCGGAGGAGACGTACGAAGCACTGGTCGCGGGGCTCGGGATCTGTCTGGTCGCGGCGGGCAACGCGCCGCTGATCAGCCTGGGCGGGGTCGTCACCCGCCCGGTCCGGGGGGTGGGACCCAGCCGGTACGCGCTGGCCTGGCGGCGCGAGGCCGGGGAGCGTCCGCTGGTACGGGCGTACGCGGGGGCGTGCCGCGAGACGGTCGGCGGTTAG